The Paenibacillus yonginensis genome segment AATGGAATTAATGACGGAGCCATATTCAGAAGAGTTTGTAGAAAAATATATTGGAGCAGAGTCGATAGAAGCTTATAAACGTACTGACATCTATCAAGGTTATTATGAGTATCTAATGAATGAAGAACAGAGGAGTCCCGCAGTGGTAGATGTGACAAAACATCAGTACATTGACAAGGGCAAGGTGGAAGAGATTTTAGAACAGGCTCATTTATTGAGTAAGACAGATTTTATTGCCGTGGCCTTAGCCAGTCTTTCAGAAAAAGTTGCTAAAATTTATAGTTTAGATGGCCTGTTTCCCTATATTACTAGTACACGCTCAGTTCGGACTGACCTTAGCTATCATAGTGTGGTATTTAAAGGGATCAAGGATTCGGAAAATCACTTAAACATCCCGTATGATGAAGCATTCTTAACTTACTTGGCATTCGAAACAGATGATTATTTTGTAGAGCACAATGAGATTTTTACGCCTGATGAATATATTGCTTATGAGGCTCAAATTCGAGCACTTTTACTTTTAGCGAAAAGCAGATCAGAAACATAATGGTAGGAGGAAACGGATTGCAATTAAATGAATGGCTCTATACTACTAATTATAAGTCATTTAATGAGTGGCAAAACCTTGTGATTAATGGGGGAGATGTTTACCCATCTGTGAGGATTCCCTATGATGAGTGGCTAGATGAATACTTGGATAATATTGAAGATGTACCTTTAATAGATGTGAAAAATTTGTTGAGACATCTGTTAGAACCTATAACACGTAATCAAGACTTAAGTGATTATTCTATAAATAAGATTATGCTTCAATCCAAGGATGCGAAGCTGAGCAAGCGTGCTAAAACAAGGGCAAGCAGCGAACGATTAATACGATTGAGTAAGGGACGGGACGCTTGGGAAGGGATAACATGGGTATTAGACCTTCTTCCTAATAAGCCTTATAATGCGGCTCAAGCACTTGAAAGTTACATTTATTCTCAGCCTAACCTTCCTGATGATCGAATAATTGGTATAGGACAATGTATTGGAATTATTTATGCGAAGTTTATTTATTGTGAAAATTCACTCGGAAAGTTAATGAATCTTAAGCCAATAGAATTCGAATGGTTCATTGAGAATCTATACGAGAGCATGGGTTACGAGACCTTATGGACATCAGCGAGTCGTGACGGAGGAAAAGATATAATTGCAACAGCTATAAGGCCGGACGGTGTTGAGCAAGTATATATAGAATGTAAATTGTATAAAACGACCCCACTTACTATTGAGACCGTTCGAGCATTTAGTAGAGTAATAGAAAAGAACGAAGTAAATAGAGGAGTTATTTTCTGTACTGGTCATGCTAGTGAGAGTCTTAAAAATGAAGACAGGAGGATTCATATATGGACGTATGATGATATGCAAACTCTTTTTAATGCTCATTTAGGAAGTGATTGGTCTGAAAGAGTTGAGAGAATTGTGGAAAACAAGAGAAGAAAATATAGTCCCAAGCATGTCTAGTTGAAGTAAGATTACATTCCAAATTCTTTATAATTGTAACTGTCGCAAACGAATATTTAAGTGTTGAAATTGGTCATTTCACCCGCTACAATTGATATACCGAACAACGTGGTAAATGAACAGTAATTAACTCTATAATACGCACGTACGACTACACGGTAGGCATCCGCGCGGTTACGTCCATCGACGGCATGACCGCCGACTGGGCGCGTATCCCTTGGGACGTGCTGGAGAAAATCTCCGTGCGTATCGTGAACGAGGTGGAGAATGTCAACCGCGTGGTATACGACATTACGTCGAAGCCGCCGGCGACGATCGAGTGGGAATAGTCGGGAATAATTTAATTCCCTTAAGGGGCAAAAATTTACTCTCTTTTATTTGCGTGGTTTTGCAAATCGAAGAGAGTATTTTTTATGACTGAAACAGCTCGCAACCCTATTTACAGGAACATCAGCAGTCGACAGATTATGGTACAATAAGGATATTATTGTGAAATAAAGTGAGAACATGGGTTTGATCTGAAATAAAGAAACAAAAGTACAGATAAAATCGGGTGGTTAAAGTGAAGAAAACAGTGTATTTAGCAGTGCTGGCAGCGGCAGCTATATTGACAGCAGCAATAGCTGTAGGTGCATCATCCCATAGCGCTCCTGAACTCGAAACGGTTACAGCTCCGATTCAAGTAACAACGAGCTCAGACAAGGGAGTTATGCCCCCTTTAGCAGTTGATAAAACTTGGTCCGATGTTGCCAATAATGGAACTGGAACCGTTGTTCATTCTTTCAGCATTAATCCTAACTACGGTCACCTTAAGTTAACTATAGAAAACTTGAGCGGCCATCCAGTTACTGTTAACTTGGAGCATACTTTGACAGATAGGCAGTATTTCAGCATTACAATTGCTGCTCACAGCTCGTACACCTGGAAAAACTTCGAACAGGGATATCCGCAAGGAATGCGAACAGGTGACTATAAGCTCACTTGGAACGGTGGCGGTTATGCAGTCAACGGAACAGTGGGCGGTAAATTGGCTTCCCAAACAACCGAGCTTCCTTAAATTAGACATTTGAACGAGGCTGTTAAGCAAATCTCGACAACTCTTTTTTCGATTGGTTAAGCATTACTTATCTTAAATAAAAAAGAAAACCTAGGAGGAACCATGCTTAAAAAAGCTCTGGCATGTATAGTCATGGTTGCAGCAGGGATTTTTATGTTTTTTATTCCTGGTATAGTTGGAGATGAAATGAATAACTCTCACTACCAAGGGTCATTTTATGATGTCTATTTCATTTTCAGATGTTTATTTCTTCTATTCGGCACTTTAACGATTTTCCTCAGTTTAGTATATTTCCTGAACAAGAAACCAGAATAAGCAGGGCAGCAGTCACCAATACTGCTTTGTGAAGTTCCATGAATTGAATATGCTAGTGAGCTTTGTCCTAACCGGAGTAAGACATGTTCCGGCTCGGAAATAAGGAGATCCAGAATAGTTTTCCGCAATAGGTGTAACATAAAAAGACTATATCCTGGAAATGGCGAACGTTCGAAAATGTTATAATCTCGAATATTCGTATTTATCATTGACAAGGTTTCTTTCCGTGCCTAAAATATGTTTTGTAACTGCTATGTAAGGTATCTGTCATGGCAGATGAGAACTGCTTCTGACAATTCAATAGTATTCGTATAATTCCGGGAATTGGCCCGGAAGTTTCTACGAGGTCACCGTAAATGATCTGGCTACGAAGTGAGAAGACGCGCGCCCTGCAAGGCTGTTTATGCCTGCTGAAGGCTGCTGCAGAAATGGGGTTTGCGAATCGAATTTGCGAATCGTCTTCTTGGCTACTGCGAGGACCCGGGGAATGAATATGTGCCCGGGTTGTTTGTCGTTCCTGCAGTTCTTGCGGGTTTATGAGGTTTTATGATTATTTAAGGGGGATTTAGGGAAATGGATCGTTTTTTCAAGCTGAAGGAGAACGGCACATCGGTAAGAACCGAAATTATTGCTGGTATTACCACGTTCATGACGATGGCGTACATCCTGTTCGTGAACAACCTGTTCCTGGGTCCGGACGGTGCCGGCATTCCGGCTGACGGCGTATTTTTCGCAACGTGCGTAGGTGCAGGCCTGATTACCATCATCATGGGCTTGTTCGTGAACATTCCGATCGCGCTGGCGCCGGGCATGGGTCTGAACGCTTATTTCATGACCGTCGTGCTCAGCTCGGACGGAAGAATTACCTGGCAGGCGGCTTTGGGCGCCGTGTTTATTTCGGGGATTATTTTCCTCATTCTGACGGTAACGAAGATTCGCCAGCTGCTGATTGTGGCTCTGCCGCAAAGCTTGAAGGCTGCAATTACGGTGGGTATTGGTTTGTTTGTTGCCAGCATCGGCCTTAAACTGAGCAATCTGATCGGCGTTAACCTGTCCGGTGTAACGGATCCAACCCAGACGATCGGCGGAAGCAGCATCAACTTTACGTTTGGCGATATGGTTCACAGCCATGAAGTGCAGCTGACTTTGATTGGTCTGATCCTCATTGCTGTTCTGATGGCGCTTCGCGTGAAAGGTGCGCTGCTGATCGGCATCGTAGCGACTACGCTGATCGGTATCCCGATGGGCGTTACCAATACAGGCGGTTTGTCCGGGGCAACCTGGTTCCCGAACCTGAATGATCTCGCTGTCGGCAAATTTGATCTTGGCGCCGCCTTTAAACTTGGTTTGTTCGAGATCGTATTCGTCTTCACTTTTGTTGAATTGTTCGACACGTTCGGTACCCTGGTTGGTACGGCGACCCGCGCCGGATTGATGAAGGACAAAGAGAAAGGCGAGAAAATGATCGGGAAAGCGATGCTGGTCGACGCTGTAGGCGTCAGTGCCGGTGCTGTTCTCGGTACAAGTACGGTTACGTCCTATGTGGAAAGTACGGCGGGTGTTGCCGAGGGCGGACGTACAGGTCTTACAGCAATTACGACCGGCGTATTGTTCCTGCTGTCCCTGTTTATCGCTCCGCTTGCCGGCGTTGTGCCTAGTGCAGCTACGGCTCCGGCGCTGATTATTGTCGGCGTGCTGATGATGGGCCAAGTGAAGAGCATCGAATGGGATGATTTCCTGTATGCATTCCCTGCTTTTGTAACGATTATTTTGATGCCATTTACAGGCAGCATCGCGAACGGAATTTCGGCAGGCATTTTGTCTTACGTCATTTTGGCCCTTTGCAGCAACCTGGTATCCAAGAACAAAGTGAAGATCCACTGGCTGATGTGGGTGCTGGCGGTCATCGTACTTGCCCGTTATATCTTTATCGGCTCGGAATAAGATCCGGCGGTTTGCAGGTTTTTCACCCTTGTATATCGAAGATAGAGAAGCAGTTCGGCTTTTGTGCCGGGCTGCTTTTTGCTTCTGCCTATCCATTACGGCTCGTGAGGTGTGACAATCATTGAAGAATATTCGAACCAGAATGACAGAAATTCGACGGAACAATAAGCATGTCTTCTTCCTTGCTCTCATCCTTCTGTTGACCTTGATGCCGAAGGTCGTGGGGGCGGCGGATGCCAACCAGCTGCTTAACAACAGCTTTGAGCAGGTAGCCGGAGACATGCCTGAGGTGTGGAGCCAGGATATGTGGCTGACCGATCAAGGGGCCAGCAGGCTGTGGGTTGACCATCAGGAGGCGCATACCGGGACTTCATCCGCAGCGGTGCAAAATATTCAGCCCAACCATGCCAGATGGATTCAAAAGCTGACGGTTAAACCGGATACCTACTATAAAATATCCGGCTGGATCAAAACCTCCGATATACCGCTCTCCTCGGGCGGAAGCGGTGCGAATCTGTTCATTTCCGGAGTGAGCGCGAGTTATCCGCAGGTTTATGATACTCAGGGGAACTGGCAGAGAGTTGAATTTACTGGCGTAACAGGACCTAAACAGACCGAAGTGACCATTGCTGCGGGACTCGGGCAATACGGCGCACTCACGACCGGAACGGCCTATTTTGACGATATATCTGTAGAAGAAACGGTTAAACCGGCTGCGACAGATGCCGTAGTCAATATGGATACCGCCAAACCGGAGACCAAACGGGAACTGCCGGTTTCGGTTACTTCTACCGTGTTCATGCTTGTTTTGTTCAGTTTCTTCTTTGCTTACGTATACCGCATTTATATGCGGAAGGATGAAAATCTTCAGCCGCGTCTTGCTTATAAGATGCTGCTGCTGATCCTGCTGGTTGCCGCCTTCGTTATCCGGATCTGGTCCGGACTGCGGATGGAAGGTTATACGGGGGATTTGACCACTTTTATGTACTGGGCTGACCGGCTTCAGCAGACGGGGCTGGGACAATTTTATGAAAAAGGGGTCTTCGCTGATTACCCGCCGGGATATCTGTATGTTCTATACGTGCTTGGCGCCATTAAATCGGCGCTGGCGCTGGCCGATACCTCGGCCGCAGCCAGACTGCTGTTTAAGCTTCCAGCGATCCTGGCTGATCTTGCGGCAGGGTTCCTGCTGTACCGGCTGGGCCGCGGCAAACTCGGCGAACGCCTTGCGGTGGCGCTGGCCTTTATTTATCTGCTTAACCCGGCTGTATGGATCGATTCGGCCAATTGGGGGCAGATTGACGGATTTTTTGCCGTCTTTCTTGTATTGTGCTTGAATGCGCTCGCGGGACGTAAACCGACTCATTCAGGAGTTTGGTTCGCTCTTGCGGTGCTTATTAAACCTCAGGCGCTGATTTTTACGCCGGTGCTGCTGCTTGCTTTCCTCCTGCAGAAGAAGGGCTGGAAAACATTCCTGTTAACCGTTCTCTACGGTTTGCTTACAACGGTTATTCTGGCAGCGCCTTTCTATTGGAATAATGGCGGGATCAACGGTTTTTATCAATTATATAGATCAACCTTATCTTCTTATCCTTATGCGGTGCTTAACACGTTTAATTTGTTTTCACTGGCCGGGGGGAATTGGAAGCCGCTTACGGAGAAGTGGGGTTTCCTGACTTTCGGAACATGGGGCAACCTGTTTTTGTTCCTTTCTGTAGTGTTGACCGCCTGGTTTGCATGGGCTGGCAGAACGGACAGGGGGAGGGAAGATCGTCCCGGCGGTTCAAGAGAGGACTCCAAAAGCAGAATATTCAGCGTTTATCTGCTGGCTCTGATTCTCATTTCCTGCGTTTATCTATTTGGACCGAAAATGCACGAACGTTATTTGTTCCCGGCACTTCTTATTTCCTTGTTTGCTTTTATCCAGCTTAAAGACCGCCGGCTGCTGCTCGTCTTCTTCGGGTTTAGCGTTACCCAATACGTGAATATCGATTACGTGCTTAAAAATTACCATGATGGCAATTCGGCAACGCCGATTGACGGTATAGCCATCGTGACCGCCATCGTCAATCTGGCTTTCCTTGCCTATCTGCTGCTGACCGCTTGGGGAATTGCGGTTAAAGGGCAAATCCGGCAACTGCCGGGGACTTCGCGTGATGAGCGCCATATGACCGATAAGCTGATTCTCGAAGAGCTGGAGCAGTCAGCCATCTCTGTCCGCAATCCCCGTATGCAGCGCAAGGACTGGATGTGGGTCGGAGCCATTACGCTGCTTTATGCGGTTATCGCTTTATATCAGCTTGGGGACTTCAAGTCTCCCTCGACCTATTGGCAAACGACGGCTGATGGAGAGAATTTCTATGTGGACCTTGGGTCCACCAAGTCGCTGGAACGGATCAACCTGTTTGCCGGCCCGGGCCAAGGTGTAGTCAAAATGGAATTCAGCAATACGCCGGATCATTGGGACCATGCCGTGGAGCTTGACCTTTACGGCAAGGTGTTTAAGTGGAGTACGGCGGACACCCTTATTGATGCCCGGTATATTAAATTCACAGCCGTATCGGCCAAGACGATCGTACATGAAGCAGCTATTTACGGCCGCGGGTCAAATCAGGCGATTCCCGTTGCTTCTATTCAAAAAGAGGCTGTTTCCCCGGAGGATACCGGTTCCCCAGATCTGCTGTTCGATGAGCCGGATACGGACGTATATAGACCCAGCTACATGAACAGCACTTATTTTGATGAGATCTATCATCCCAGAACAGCTTATGAATACCTGAAGGGAATGCCTGTTTATGAAAATACCCATCCGCCGCTCGGCAAAATCCTGATTGCGCTCGGCATCAAAATTTTCGGCCTCAGCCCGTTTGGCTGGCGGATTGTAGGAACGGTATTCGGGATCGGCATGCTGCCGCTTATGTACCGGATGGCGCTTACCTTGTTTGGCAGAAGCCGTTATGCCATCACGGCAACGCTGCTGTTCGCCTTGGACTTTATGCATTTCGCACAGACAAGGATGGCGACTATCGATGTGTATGCGGTCTTTTTCCTAATGGTTATGTATTACTTCATGCATCGTTACATGTCGCATAATTTCTATACGATTCCGCTCGGCAAAACATTGATCCCATTAGGCTTGGCCGGCTTGTTCTTCGGTATCGGATCGGCTTCCAAATGGAATGTCGCTTATGGAGGCGCCGGATTAGCCGTGATGCTGGGGATGTACTTGTATGCTCGCTTTCGGGAAATGCAGGCGGCGCGGCGCTGGATGGCTCAAAACGGAGAGACTTCTTTAGAAGAGACTGAAGGAAGTGGGGGTGCGTCCCGGAGCAACTTGTACCGGATAACGGCGAACCGGTTTACCCGCAATACGGTCATCACGCTGGCGAGCTGCGTAATCTTTTTTATCGTCATTCCTGCGATCATTTACAGTTTGTCTTTCATTCCGGTATTAAACGAAGCGGCCGGGGGCTACACGTTCAAGAACCTGATCAACGCGCAGATTCATATGTATGACTATCACAGCCAGCTTACGGCGACACATCCTTATTCCTCGCAGTGGTGGCAGTGGCCGTTTATGAAACGTCCGCTTTGGCTGTACAATGGCCCTGATCTGGCGCCGGGCATGAAAGCCACCATGGTAACGATGGGGAATCCGCTGATTTGGTGGACGGGAATATTTGCGATCCTGCTCACGATCTGGGTATCCATCAAGCGGCGGGACCGGGTAATGTACAGCGTCTGGATAGCTTATCTGTCCGTCTACATTCCTTGGGTGCTCGTCCCTCGTTATACTTTTATTTATCATTATTTTACGATGGTGCCGTTTATGATCCTCGGCATTGTTTATATGATGAAGCTGGGGGAAGAGCGGTATACCTGGTTTAAAAAGATCCGGATCAGCTACATTCTTCTGGCTGCACTGCTGTTCCTGCTGTTCTATCCGGCCTTGTCTGGTCTTACAGTCAGCAAGGCGTACATTGATAATCTGCTTAGATGGTTCCCAAGTTGGGACTTCTAAGGTAAGGAGAATAAATATATGAAAGCCGAGAAACTCAGCCCGGTGCTGGTCTTCTCGGCTTTTTAACGATTTTGCATGCATGTATTTCAACCAACGGCTAAATGAGTTTGTTAAAAATGCTTGCTAATTATCATTGATATGTGTTATATTCTTATTCCGGCCAATTGAACGAGGATTTTTGAAGGGTCGGCTAACAAGGCAGAACGAATTTGAAGGAAAAAACTTCTGAAAAAAAGTTCTTGCAAAGTTGGTTGTAAAATGATAAGATATAAGAGTTGCTGCTGATAACGAAAGCGGCGACGAAATAACAAGTTTGATCTTTGAAAACTGAACAACGAGTGAGAAATAAATGAGATATTTTGGGGAGAATTTGAAATCCATGTGGATTTCAAATTCGCTCCAATCTCGTCAGATTCAAAATGAGCTAAACAAACACTTTGAATGGAAAACCTACCGCCTTCGGGTGGCAGGGACCTTCCATCTTTATTGGAGAGTTTGATCCTGGCTCAGGACGAACGCTGGCGGCGTGCCTAATACATGCAAGTCGAGCGGAGTGGATCGGGAGCTTGCTCCTGATCCACTTAGCGGCGGACGGGTGAGTAACACGTAGGCAACCTGCCTGCAAGACTGGGATAACTACCGGAAACGGTAGCTAATACCGGATACGCAAGAGAGTCGCATGACTTTCTTGGGAAAGACGGAGCAATCTGTCGCTTGTGGATGGGCCTGCGGCGCATTAGCTAGTTGGTGAGGTAACGGCTCACCAAGGCGACGATGCGTAGCCGACCTGAGAGGGTGAACGGCCACACTGGGACTGAGACACGGCCCAGACTCCTACGGGAGGCAGCAGTAGGGAATCTTCCGCAATGGACGAAAGTCTGACGGAGCAACGCCGCGTGAGTGATGAAGGTTTTCGGATCGTAAAGCTCTGTTGCCAGGGAAGAACGTCGGGTAGAGTAACTGCTATCCGAGTGACGGTACCTGAGAAGAAAGCCCCGGCTAACTACGTGCCAGCAGCCGCGGTAATACGTAGGGGGCAAGCGTTGTCCGGAATTATTGGGCGTAAAGCGCGCGCAGGCGGTCATTTAAGTCTGGTGTTTAATCCCGGGGCTCAACTCCGGGTCGCACTGGAAACTGGGTGACTTGAGTGCAGAAGAGGAAAGTGGAATTCCACGTGTAGCGGTGAAATGCGTAGAGATGTGGAGGAACACCAGTGGCGAAGGCGACTTTCTGGGCTGTAACTGACGCTGAGGCGCGAAAGCGTGGGGAGCAAACAGGATTAGATACCCTGGTAGTCCACGCCGTAAACGATGAATGCTAGGTGTTAGGGGTTTCGATACCCTTGGTGCCGAAGTTAACACATTAAGCATTCCGCCTGGGGAGTACGGTCGCAAGACTGAAACTCAAAGGAATTGACGGGGACCCGCACAAGCAGTGGAGTATGTGGTTTAATTCGAAGCAACGCGAAGAACCTTACCAGGTCTTGACATCCCCCTGACCGGTCTAGAGATAGGCCTTTCCTTCGGGACAGGGGAGACAGGTGGTGCATGGTTGTCGTCAGCTCGTGTCGTGAGATGTTGGGTTAAGTCCCGCAACGAGCGCAACCCTTGACTTTAGTTGCCAGCAGGTAAAGCTGGGCACTCTAGAGTGACTGCCGGTGACAAACCGGAGGAAGGTGGGGATGACGTCAAATCATCATGCCCCTTATGACCTGGGCTACACACGTACTACAATGGCCGGTACAACGGGAAGCGAAGGAGCGATCTGGAGCGAATCTTTAGAAGCCGGTCTCAGTTCGGATTGCAGGCTGCAACTCGCCTGCATGAAGTCGGAATTGCTAGTAATCGCGGATCAGCATGCCGCGGTGAATACGTTCCCGGGTCTTGTACACACCGCCCGTCACACCACGAGAGTTTACAACACCCGAAGTCGGTGGGGTAACCCGCAAGGGAGCCAGCCGCCGAAGGTGGGGTAGACGATTGGGGTGAAGTCGTAACAAGGTAGCCGTATCGGAAGGTGCGGCTGGATCACCTCCTTTCTATGGAGTACCTCGCTTCCGCAGCGAAGCGGTACAAATACCGCGAAGAAGGATGCTCTCGAAGTATCTTTGCTTCGCAAAGATTTCAATTCTCACTCGTTGGTCAGTTTTGAGAGCTCAAACTCTCAAAAACCGCAGTTTTCCGAAACTGCCTTGATCCTTGAAAACTGGATAACGAAACAACAAATGCGAATTAGAACATTCTTTTTTAGCTGAACTTGTGATCGTAGAGAACAAGTGAAGTACTAACTGTAGAGCGAGGTGTTTTGGAGGCAATCGATCCTTTGTGAGTCGGTTTCACCCTTGATTCATTTCAAATGAGAAACCGAGGAACAACAGAGCGTGTTGACCCAAAATCCGAGCGATTTGGTTAAGCTACTAAGAGCACACGGAGGATGCCTAGGCGCTAGGAGCCGAAGAAGGACGTGGCGAACAACGATAAGGCCTCGGGGAGCTGTAAGCAAGCTTTGATCCGGGGATGTCCGAATGGGGAAACCCGGCTGGTGTAATAGCCAGTCACTCGTAACTGAATACATAGGTTGCGAAGAGGCAGACCAGGGGAACTGAAACATCTAAGTACCTTGAGGAAGAGAAAACAAGTAGTGATTCCGTCAGTAGCGGCGAGCGAACGCGGAAGAGCCTAAACCAAGAGGCTTGCCTCTTGGGGTTGTGGGACGTCTCACATGGAGTTACAAAGGAATAGGGTAGGCGAAGAGGTCTGGAAAGGCCCGCTAGAAGAGGTAAAAGCCCTGTAACCGAAAGTCTATTCCCTCCGAGACGGATCCCGAGTAGTGCGGGGCACGTGAAACCCCGTATGAATCTGCCAGGACCATCTGGTAAGGCTAAATACTCCCTAGTGACCGATAGTGAAGCAGTACCGTGAGGGAAAGGTGAAAAGCACCCCGGAAGGGGAGTGAAAGAGAACCTGAAACCGTGTGCTTACAAGAAGTCAGAGCCCTATGATATTTTCCTTCGGAAAAATCACGGGTGATGGCGTGCCTTTTGTAGAATGAACCGGCGAGTTACGTTCCCGTGCAAGGTTAAGGTGAGAAGCCGTAGCCGCA includes the following:
- a CDS encoding teicoplanin resistance protein VanZ, whose amino-acid sequence is MDAQLANTFLLESIRLVINAIVLFEKGYVDCAYYSLRQSLEVSTTMVYLIELDAEHKKKELNKWKSQSRFPMYGQMLKFLKESGKEFADIKEKMEGYFKNLQEVKEFMNKYVHKQGFNTFYIAQNHISGTKDDRDALITDFEKCLISCIGAIAVFRLAIDPFPVLLMDYEIYSRTMELMTEPYSEEFVEKYIGAESIEAYKRTDIYQGYYEYLMNEEQRSPAVVDVTKHQYIDKGKVEEILEQAHLLSKTDFIAVALASLSEKVAKIYSLDGLFPYITSTRSVRTDLSYHSVVFKGIKDSENHLNIPYDEAFLTYLAFETDDYFVEHNEIFTPDEYIAYEAQIRALLLLAKSRSET
- a CDS encoding restriction endonuclease, giving the protein MQLNEWLYTTNYKSFNEWQNLVINGGDVYPSVRIPYDEWLDEYLDNIEDVPLIDVKNLLRHLLEPITRNQDLSDYSINKIMLQSKDAKLSKRAKTRASSERLIRLSKGRDAWEGITWVLDLLPNKPYNAAQALESYIYSQPNLPDDRIIGIGQCIGIIYAKFIYCENSLGKLMNLKPIEFEWFIENLYESMGYETLWTSASRDGGKDIIATAIRPDGVEQVYIECKLYKTTPLTIETVRAFSRVIEKNEVNRGVIFCTGHASESLKNEDRRIHIWTYDDMQTLFNAHLGSDWSERVERIVENKRRKYSPKHV
- a CDS encoding NCS2 family permease: MDRFFKLKENGTSVRTEIIAGITTFMTMAYILFVNNLFLGPDGAGIPADGVFFATCVGAGLITIIMGLFVNIPIALAPGMGLNAYFMTVVLSSDGRITWQAALGAVFISGIIFLILTVTKIRQLLIVALPQSLKAAITVGIGLFVASIGLKLSNLIGVNLSGVTDPTQTIGGSSINFTFGDMVHSHEVQLTLIGLILIAVLMALRVKGALLIGIVATTLIGIPMGVTNTGGLSGATWFPNLNDLAVGKFDLGAAFKLGLFEIVFVFTFVELFDTFGTLVGTATRAGLMKDKEKGEKMIGKAMLVDAVGVSAGAVLGTSTVTSYVESTAGVAEGGRTGLTAITTGVLFLLSLFIAPLAGVVPSAATAPALIIVGVLMMGQVKSIEWDDFLYAFPAFVTIILMPFTGSIANGISAGILSYVILALCSNLVSKNKVKIHWLMWVLAVIVLARYIFIGSE
- a CDS encoding glycosyltransferase family 39 protein; the protein is MTEIRRNNKHVFFLALILLLTLMPKVVGAADANQLLNNSFEQVAGDMPEVWSQDMWLTDQGASRLWVDHQEAHTGTSSAAVQNIQPNHARWIQKLTVKPDTYYKISGWIKTSDIPLSSGGSGANLFISGVSASYPQVYDTQGNWQRVEFTGVTGPKQTEVTIAAGLGQYGALTTGTAYFDDISVEETVKPAATDAVVNMDTAKPETKRELPVSVTSTVFMLVLFSFFFAYVYRIYMRKDENLQPRLAYKMLLLILLVAAFVIRIWSGLRMEGYTGDLTTFMYWADRLQQTGLGQFYEKGVFADYPPGYLYVLYVLGAIKSALALADTSAAARLLFKLPAILADLAAGFLLYRLGRGKLGERLAVALAFIYLLNPAVWIDSANWGQIDGFFAVFLVLCLNALAGRKPTHSGVWFALAVLIKPQALIFTPVLLLAFLLQKKGWKTFLLTVLYGLLTTVILAAPFYWNNGGINGFYQLYRSTLSSYPYAVLNTFNLFSLAGGNWKPLTEKWGFLTFGTWGNLFLFLSVVLTAWFAWAGRTDRGREDRPGGSREDSKSRIFSVYLLALILISCVYLFGPKMHERYLFPALLISLFAFIQLKDRRLLLVFFGFSVTQYVNIDYVLKNYHDGNSATPIDGIAIVTAIVNLAFLAYLLLTAWGIAVKGQIRQLPGTSRDERHMTDKLILEELEQSAISVRNPRMQRKDWMWVGAITLLYAVIALYQLGDFKSPSTYWQTTADGENFYVDLGSTKSLERINLFAGPGQGVVKMEFSNTPDHWDHAVELDLYGKVFKWSTADTLIDARYIKFTAVSAKTIVHEAAIYGRGSNQAIPVASIQKEAVSPEDTGSPDLLFDEPDTDVYRPSYMNSTYFDEIYHPRTAYEYLKGMPVYENTHPPLGKILIALGIKIFGLSPFGWRIVGTVFGIGMLPLMYRMALTLFGRSRYAITATLLFALDFMHFAQTRMATIDVYAVFFLMVMYYFMHRYMSHNFYTIPLGKTLIPLGLAGLFFGIGSASKWNVAYGGAGLAVMLGMYLYARFREMQAARRWMAQNGETSLEETEGSGGASRSNLYRITANRFTRNTVITLASCVIFFIVIPAIIYSLSFIPVLNEAAGGYTFKNLINAQIHMYDYHSQLTATHPYSSQWWQWPFMKRPLWLYNGPDLAPGMKATMVTMGNPLIWWTGIFAILLTIWVSIKRRDRVMYSVWIAYLSVYIPWVLVPRYTFIYHYFTMVPFMILGIVYMMKLGEERYTWFKKIRISYILLAALLFLLFYPALSGLTVSKAYIDNLLRWFPSWDF